CGACGGGACTCCGACTGACGGACCGCTTCTGCGTCTGACTGCCAGCCTGAATATAGGCCCGGCTTCCCACGTGGACAGCCCACCAGGGCCATGTGGATGTGTACCTGGAGTGTAACGCGCGGGGTCATGCGGGGAGTCCCACGGGACCCCTGATCCGAGGATCAGGGGACGCGCCCCCGAAGCGGTCCTCCCGCCCCATCCCGGCGTCTCCCAACGGACACTCCGGGGCCGGGCAAGGGAGCGGGGGGTGGACGAAGCGCTCGTGGCTACGCGTAGCGGATGCGGACGAGGGTGTACTCGATCTCCCCGCGAGGGCGGATCACCTCGACGGTGTCGCCCACCTTCTTGCGCATCAGGGCGCGCGCGATGGGCGACTCCACGCTGATGCGGCCGCCCGCGGTATCGATCTCGTCCGAGCCGACGATCTGATAGGTGACCTTCTGGCCGTCCTCGTCCTCGAGGGTGACGGTGGCGCCGAAGTAGACGCGCTCGGTGTCGGTCTGCTCGGAGGGCTCGACGATGGTGGCGGTGTCCAGGCGCTTCTGGAGGAAGCGGATGCGCCGGTCGATCTCCCGGAGGCGCTTCTTGCCGTAGATGTACTCGGCGTTCTCCGAGCGGTCGCCCTGGGCGGCGGCGGCGGACACCTCGGCGGTGACCTTGGGGCGCTCCTCGTTGAGCAGGCGCAGCAGCTCCTTGTGCATGCGCTCGGCCCCTGACCGGGTGAGGTAGCGGCGAGGGCCGGAGGAGGACTTCTCCTCCTCCTCTTCATCCCCACCCTCCAGTTCCAGCTCGTCGTTCTCCTCGGGGGCTTCCTTGGAATTCCGGACGTCTCGACGCATGGGCCCTGTATAGCGCCTCCGGAGGGCGGGGACAGGGAGGAGGCGCGGGGGGGTCGGCCGTTGACCGTTGGCCGTCAGGAACGGAGGGAGCGAATCGCCAGTAGAAGTCCGAAAGAAGTGCTGGTAGAGAGCGCGCAGATGCCGGGGGGGTTGCGGAATCCGGCGATCGGC
This is a stretch of genomic DNA from Archangium violaceum. It encodes these proteins:
- the greB gene encoding transcription elongation factor GreB, whose product is MRRDVRNSKEAPEENDELELEGGDEEEEEKSSSGPRRYLTRSGAERMHKELLRLLNEERPKVTAEVSAAAAQGDRSENAEYIYGKKRLREIDRRIRFLQKRLDTATIVEPSEQTDTERVYFGATVTLEDEDGQKVTYQIVGSDEIDTAGGRISVESPIARALMRKKVGDTVEVIRPRGEIEYTLVRIRYA